From Paenibacillus sp. PL2-23:
ATGTTCGAACCGCGGACGCGGCGAATAAGAGACGGCGAAGCTCGTCATCCGGCACCTCTTGGAGCCAGCGTTCCAGCAGAGCCTCCATCGCCTCCCCGTCGACTAGGCCTAGGCAGTCCAGATTCATCGCTTTTCCTGCCTCCAAGGCTAGCAGGGATACCGCAAGCGGATGTCCCAGCGTCCGCAGCCAGACCGCATCAGCCGCGAGTTCACTGCTCACCCCCAATTGCCGCAAGTAGGCCTGAATATCCTCGTAGGATAGGTCTGCGAGGGGCATACGGACGATCATCCTGTTCCAGCCGGGAGTAAATCGCCAAGGTCCCTCAAGCGAATAACGGCCCGCGATCACAATGAGCATATTTGAAGGGAGGTTAGGAAGGTATTGAGTGCGCAGCCAGTAGTCCAGCGCCCCCGCCTCCTCATATTCATCAATGAGCAGCACGATTCGTTTGTGTTCGGCTGTTTCGTGGAGGAAGGATACGCTCCCGTCATTCCCGCACGCATCGCCCCGCGCCGCCGTAGACGCCTCACCTTCCAATCCCTTAAGTACCGTCTGCTCGAATGACCGGATGTCGCTGCCCAGCTCTCTCATGCGGACCCATACCGGTAAAGCGTTATGTTCGCCGGCCATTTCCGCGAAACGGTGAAGGAGATAGGTCTTGCCCATGCCTGCCGTCCCGGATAGATGGAGAATACGCTCGGTCTGATGCGGAAGGTTCTCCAGGTACCGGCGAAAGACGGCAAGCTCGAATTCGCGGCCGACAAAGTGGTCAGCCATGAGTCGATTCCAGTGCTGGCCGATCGTCTGCGGCATGTTCATCCTCTCCGTTCAAGCATTTTTATCTAAAAGTATACCCTGACGGTAATCGAATGGGTAGCCTCTTTTCTCCTGCTCTGGTGTACGCTCAGAAAGAGCATTTCAAATAAGGAGGCAGACTATTATGAGTTTCGCGACGGAACGAACCGCTTCTTCTAAAGATAGCCGCAAATGGCTTTCGGGCTCCGAAATATTGCTGCGCGCTTTGCTTGACGAAGGTGTGGATTGCGTATTCGGCTACCCGGGCGGCGCGGTGCTGTATATTTACGATGCGATGCATGACAACCCGGACTTCCATCACTTGCTGGCGCGCCATGAGCAAGGGGCGATTCATGCCGCGGACGGCTATGCCCGGTCAACCGGCAGAACGGGGGTCGTCTTGGCGACCTCCGGACCGGGTGCCGCCAATTTGGTGACGGGTATCGCGACGGCTTATATGGATTCGGTGCCGCTAGTCGTCATTACGGGAAATGTGTCATCTGATCTGATCGGCACCGACTCGTTCCAGGAGGTGGATATCGTGGGCATCTCCCAGCCGATTACGAAGCACAGCTTTTTTGTTCGGAGGGCAACTGATCTGGCTCGTATTGTCCGGGAAGCCTTCTATATCGCTGGAACGGGTCGCAAAGGGCCGGTGCTGATCGATATTCCGAAGGATGTCAGCGCAGAGAAGGCGATATATGAAAGGCCTGAACGGGTCCATATTCCCGGCTACTCGGAAGCGCTCGAGGCTTCGCGGGTGCCGGACGAAGGGAAGCTGGACGAGCTGATCTCGGCTATTCACCAAAGCGAACGACCGCTTCTTCTGGCGGGGGCGGGCGTCATCCATGCGGAGGCAAGCGAAGAGCTGCGCGCATTCATTGACCGTACGGGAATTCCGGTGACGACTACATTGCTGGGATTAGGCGCGGTACCAGCCGATCATGACTTATGGTTGGGAATGCCTGGTATGCATGGAACCTACGCGGCGAATCAGGCCTTGATCCAGTGCGATCTGCTGATTTCTGTCGGGGCGCGGTTCGACGATCGAGTTACGATGCGGCTGGATAGCTTTGCCCCTCTTGCGAGGATCGCCCATGTGGACATCGATGCAGCCGAAATCGGCAAGCTGGTCCCCACCTCTATTCCTATTCAGGGGGATGCCTGCGAGACACTGGGACTGCTGAACCGAAGGCTTCCGCGCGAGTGCCAGAGGAAGACACTGTGGATTGATTATTTGCGCAGCCTGAAATTGGGATACCGCCTCAGCTACAAGCCGTCCGAGAATGAGCTGAAGCCGCAATACGTCATCGAGATGCTGTCGCGAACGACTGACGGCGGAGCGATCGTGACGACGGACGTTGGACAGCATCAGATGTGGACGGCTCAGTATTACCGGTTCCGCCGGCCCCGTTCGCTCATTACTTCCGGAGGGCTGGGAACGATGGGCTTCGGATTCCCGTCGGCGATCGGGGCGCAGCTGGGCAATCCGGAGCGAATCGTCATATCCGTGAACGGGGATGGAGGCATGCAGATGTGTGCCCAGGAGCTCGCAATCTGCGCGATCCACAATATTCCGGTCAAAATCGTGGTCATCAACAACCGTACGCTTGGGATGATCCGGCAATGGCAGGAGCTCATCTATGAAGGGCGGTACAGTCATATCGACTTGTCCGGAAGTCCGGACTTCGTGAAGCTGGCCGAAGCGTACGGCGTGAAAGGATTGCGAGCCTCCTCTCCCAAGGAGGCGGAGCAGGTGTGGCAGGAGGCCTTGGAGACGCCCGGGCCGGTTCTGATCGATTTTGTCGTATCGCAAGACGAGCTGGTCTATCCGATGGTACCGCAAGGGCAAGGCCTGCAGGATATAAGGCTGGGCCCGGATATAGGAGGCGAAGCGAATGAGTAATCGGATCTTATTGTCGGCTACGGTGAACGATACGCCCGGCGTGCTTCAAAGGGTGGCGGGTCTGTTCTCGAGGCGAAGCTACAACATCGAGAGCATTACGGTCGGCCCTTGCGAGCGGGAAGGGCGCTCCCGAATGATCGTAGCCGCTCGGGGAGACGAGGCGCTGGTCCGGCAAATGTGCAGTCAATTAAACAAATTAGTTGACGTGCTGGACGTCGTTCGACTACAGGAGCGATCATTTGTCAGCAGGGACTTGATGCTGGTAAAGCTCCGTATGGATCCGTCCAAACGGTCGGAGCTGCAGAGCCTTACCGACACGTTCCGCTGCTCCGTTATCGATGTGAGTCCCGAGGCGGTCATTCTACAGGTCGTGGGCGATAAGGACAAGAACGACGCCTTCCTTCAGCTGCTAAGACCGTATGGTATTCTGGAGATGACGCGAACGGGAGAAACGGCGATGAGCAGAGGATTGGTTCATGGGGGGTAAACGGCAGCCGGGCGTTCCGTTAATCTGGAGCTCATCTTGCGAATAACAAGCCTGCGGAAATATGACATAAGATGACGTATTAGAAGTCTATACTGAAGGGAGATGAACGAAAGGAGCAACGAACAATGACGCGAAAAGTGATGATGGATTTGGCGGTTGCCTCGGCCAGGTGGAGTCCATGAGCGTCCATGGCGATATTGTCATTGAGGGAGCGCGCGAAAATAATCTGAAAAACGTTAACGTGCGCATCCCCAAGCGGAAGATCACGATCTTCACCGGCGTATCGGGCTCGGGCAAATCTTCCCTGGTCTTCGACACCATCAGCGCCGAAGCTCAGCGGCAGCTGAACGAGACGTTCTCAGCCTTTATCCGAAACCGATTGCCGCGGTTCAATCAGCCGGATGCCGACCGCATCGACAATTTGTCCACGGCGGTCGTGATTGATCAGAAGAGGCTCGGCGGCAACTCCCGTTCTACGGTCGGTACAGTTACGGATATTTATTCCGTGCTTCGGCTGCTGTTCTCTCGAATCGGTACGCCTTATGCAGGCAATTCAAATGTTTTCTCATTTAACGACCCGGCCGGCATGTGTCCGGAATGCTCCGGAGTCGGACAGGTCGTTCGGTTCGACGTGGATAAGCTGCTTGACGCGTCAAAGTCGCTGAACGAAGGCGCTGTCCTATTCCCCGTATTCAAGGTGGGGAGCTGGTACTTGAACACATATACGCATTCCGGCTTGTTCGACAACGACAAGCGGCTCGCCGACTACACTCCAGAAGAATGGGAGACCCTCCTTCATGGGAAAGCAAGCAAGATCGTCTACCACACCAAAGGCGGCGATATTGAATCGGATTACGAGGGACTGCTGCCCAAGCTCACCCGCCTGTACTTGAAGCGGGACAGCAGCGAAATGTCGGATGCGAAGCGGGAAACCCTTGATTTGTTCCTATCCTACACCGAATGCCAGCTATGCGGGGGAAGCCGCCTGAATCAAGCAGCCTTGGCCTGCCGGATTAACGGTTACAATATTGCGGAGTGCGCAGCGATGGAGATTGGCGAGCTTATTGGCGTGATGGAAGCCATTCAGGAGCCCCTCGCCGGCCCAATGATCGAGGGGATTCTGATTCGCCTGAAGCATCTGGTCTCCATCGGTCTGGACTATCTGAGTCTGGACAGGCAGACCGCAACCTTGTCGGGCGGGGAGTCGCAGCGCATCAAGATGGTCCGACATTTGAGCAGCAGCCTGACCGACATGATCTATATTTTCGACGAACCGAGCGTCGGGCTGCCTCCGCGTGACGTCCATCTTCTGAACGGCATGCTGCGCCGGCTCCGGGACAAAGGCAACACTGTGCTCGTCGTCGAGCACGACCGCGAAGTCATGGAGATCGCCGATCATATCGTCGATGTCGGACCCCATGCGGGAGCCCGCGGAGGAGAAATTGTATACGAAGGCGATTTTACGGGCTTGCTGAACGCGGATACGTTGACGGGCCGTTATTTGAAGCATAGTCTCCCGCTTAAAACCTCGGTCAGAGCGCCCAAGGGCTGGATGACGGTAGCCGGCGCAAGGCTTCATAATCTGAAGAACGTGACGGTCGATATACCCGTTGGCGTGCTGACCGTGGTAACAGGAGTGGCTGGCTCCGGGAAGAGCACGCTGATTAACGGCGCCTTTCTGTCGTCGCACCCGGAAGCGATCGTCATTGACCAGTCGGCCGTGGGCACGTCCATCCGCTCCAATCCGGCGACCTACACGGGAATGATGGATGAGATTCGAAGGCAGTTCGCCGCCGCGAACAAGGTGAGCGCCTCGCTGTTCAGCTTCAACTCCAAAGGAGCCTGTCCGGGCTGCCAGGGGATCGGGACGATCTACACGGATCTGGCATTTCTCGAGCCTATAAGAACGACTTGCGAAATATGCGGGGGCAGGCGGTTCAACGAAGAAGTGCTGGCGTACAAGCTGAACGGAAAATCGATCAGTGACGTTCTTGCCATGACGGTGCGGGAAGCTTCGGAGTTCTTCGTCAAAAAAGAGCTGCTCCGTCAATTGCGGACGCTGGAGGATGTGGGTCTCGGTTACATGACGCTGGGTCAGCCGCTGAGCACCTTGTCGGGCGGTGAATGCCAGCGCATCAAGCTCGCCGGGGAGCTTCACAAGGAGGGCAGCCTCTATGTCATGGACGAGCCGACGACAGGACTTCATATGTCCGATATCTCGCGCCTGCTGGACATTATGAACCGGCTGGTCGACGGGGGCAATACGGTGGTCGTCATCGAGCATAACCTGGATGTGATCAAAAGCGCGGACTGGATCATCGATATGGGACCCGAAGGCGGCCACCGAGGCGGCCGCGTCGTGTTTGAAGGCCCTCCCGCCTTGCTTGCCGCTGCCCAGCATTCGATGACAGGAGCGTACTTACGCCAAACGGAGAACGGCCAGGAATCGTCCCACTGATTGTTGCCTTTCATAGACGCTAATGATATGAAGTCGCCGATGCTATCGGCGGCTTCTTTGCGTATAGGACCGGCAAGAGGAGCGACGGGGGTGCTGCGCTGCTCAAACGACATTTTCGCCTTTTTACATAGACGCTATTAGCCGCTTCACCGAAGGAATGAGCTCACGGAGCGGTGCGAAAGCAGATTTTTCATCATATTGACACAGGGCTGCAACAGACGAATGCGGGTGACAGATTCCATTCTAAGCAAAAAAAGTTTAAAATATTGTATTGACTGCTGCGTTACGTGTTATTTTAAAAGAAAGGCGCGAACGCCAGCGATTGGAAGTTCAATAATCGGGGGTAAGATCGGGGACCGTACACATGATGTTGCGATGCGTGCGCTAATTCCAGGTCGCATGGCGAAATTTTCGTTGGCCGCCGGGTCCCCTTGTCCTGGCAACAACGGTAGCGGAAGAGGACGATCAGCACACAAGAGGAGAGGTTCACATGACGAATAAGAACAAGAAAAAGGCCTTTGACTTCAGCAGCAGCAACCCGTTCGAGAAGGAAGCCCGCCAGCGGTGGGGCGACAAGAAGGTAGACGAATCGAACGCCAAGGTGGATTCGATGCTGAGGAAGGGGCAGCTTTGGAATTTCGAGGACGAGCTTAATTACCTCTACCAGAGACTGGCCGATATGCGCCATGAGGATCCCAAATCGCCTAAGGCCCAAGCGGCAATCGGCCAGTGGTATACATTGCTTCAACGCGTGAACACGTATTCGATGGAAGCCTTCAAGGGACTCGGCGAAATGTACGTCAACGACCCGCGCTTCCGCAATAATATCGACGAGTTCGGTGAAGGGCTTGCGGTCTTTATGCGAGACGCGATGGCGCACTTCGCCGACAACGCGAAGTCTTAATGGTCGCATAGCGCACCTTCGCTCCTGCACAGCCAGGCTGCCTCTCATCAGGCAGCTTTTCTTTTTGCGGATGCCCCGCCGGCACCATCAATCCTCAAGCATCCAGCTGTCCTCGGGCTGTCCCAGCGCTTTAAGCGCCAGCAGGACAGAGCCGACGACAGGCTCGTGCCGAGGCGGCTCTACCACATAACGTTTGTTGCGGCCTGCAGCGAGCTGGTCGATCAAGGCTCGTTGGACGTAGGGGCTGGCAAGCACGCTGCCGATGAGCGCGACACGCACCTCGTCCTCTTGGAAGGCTGTGGCGACAAGCTCGATGCCGACCTTCAGCTGATGAATGGCGCGGTCCAGGACGAAGGCTGCGATGCCGCTGCCTCGGAGTGCTTGCTCAGTCACGATGGGGGCGAATTGTCCGACATGCCTGTCCCGCTCTCTGCGATCAGCCTGGAAGCCCTTCCTCGCGTATTCGGCCAGCGCCTCTATGCTGTCGACCTGGAAGTGGCGCAGCATGTCCGAGACCAGCTGCTCATCCGTCGCATCGCGATTGCCGGCAATCGCTTCGTATACAGCCTCATATGCGATAAAGCGGGCTGCAGAAGGGGCGTAGTGGTGAAAAGCGTAGTTGCTGAGGTGCTGGCCGTTCTCAGTGATGCCCCAAATATTAGAGCCTGTCCCGGATATCGCTACAATCCCGGGCTTTGCCTGCAGCGCGCCCGCATGGGCGGACACTGCGTCGTTCACATGCTGCCGGGGACAGGCCAGGCCGGGTATATTCGTCAGCTCTGTCACCCAGGCCAAGTCCTCCGGCGTATCGTAACCGGCTATGCCCGCTGTCACATACCGCACGTCATCCAGACTCCGCCCAGCCGACGTTAAAGCGTCGAGCACGGCTTGCCGCACGTTGTGCACGGCATTCCTATCCTTGTGCAGCGACGACGCTCCGCCCTCCACATAAGCCAGCCTTGTGCCGCGAAGATCTGCTACAAGGACGCGGGTATGCGTTCCGCCTCCATCAATACCTATGACAACCGATGACTCCATAGCTCAGTGCCCTCCTGATCGGGTAGAAGTTGACTTTAACCAACACGAATAGGATTATCATACTAGAAGCGCAGAGACTTGCAAATGTAAATATAAAGACGGAGGAATGATGGATGGGTATTGCGTTAATCGTGCTTGCTATTATGATGATGATTGCGATTGCGGTGCCTCTTGTGCAGCGCCTCGCGCCGGCTTTCGGGGGACGCGTTACGGCAGCCCAGAGGAGAAGCTATGAGAAGCTCCCGCATTACCAAGCCAACCGGTTTCAATACCCTGTACCGACTCGAATGACGACGAATGCCAAGGACATGTTCCCCGTCGCGTGGGAATTTCTGAGAGGCAGTCCCAGCCGCCAGCCCAAGGGGGCGTACCCTATGGTGGAGCTGGATAGCCGAAGCTTGGAGCAGCCGGATAAGCCAAGAGTGGTCTGGTTCGGGCATTCCGCCGCTCTTCTTCAGACGGATGGGCTGACCATTCTGTTCGACCCCATGTTCGGGACAGCGCCGTCGCCGTTCCCGATGGTTGGAGGCAAGCGCTACGGAGGAAGGCTGCCGCTCAGGCTGGAGGATATACCGAGCATCGACTACGTATTCATTACACACGATCATTATGATCATCTCGATTACAGCTCCATCAAGCGGCTGAAGGACAAGGTTAGCCATTTCCTTGTCCCGCTTGGCGTAGCTAATCATCTGAAGCGCTGGGGTGTAGAGGAGAAGCGGATCACAGAGCTCGACTGGTGGCAGGAGCTGGAGCTGGGGAGCTTGAAGATCGCTTGCGCGCCATCCCGACATTTCTCCGGGCGGGGCACTGGGGACCGCGACAGCACCTTATGGTGCTCCTGGGTCATCCATAGCCGCGAGACCAGGCTGTTCTTCTCCGGCGACAGCGGGTATGGTCCGCATTTCAAGGAGATAGGGGACCAATACGGTCCCTTCGACCTGACGATGATGGAATGCGGGCAATACGATGAACGATGGTCCGCTATCCACATGCTGCCGGAGCAGACCGTTCAAGCGCATGAGGATGTGCGGGGTGATGTGCTGATCCCCATTCATTGGGGCGGGTTCACTTTGGCGCTGCATGACTGGACCGATCCGCCTGAGCGGGTCGTGAAGGAGGCCGAGCGGCGCGGAGTGCGCATGGCAACCCCGCGGGTCGGGGAGAGTGTGACGATTGGCTCGGAGGCGTATCCCCAGTCCAGGTGGTGGCGCGACGTCTAGCTCGTAGACTGAGCGCTGGCAGGGATTTTTTTTGTACAACTTAACGAAAGTTAATAGGCGATTGCAAGCTGAGGCGGTAGAATAGCGAAAAAGCAAGCTTTAACGAGGAGGTGAGACGATGTACCCGGCAAAACCAACCTTCGAGAAAAACACCAACGGCAGCAAACTAGGCAAAATTGTTCTCGACGCCGCCAAAGCGAATGAGCAGATTAGAATGTCTGCTGCAGCCAAGGCCTAATAGCTGCTGAAGGAGAAAGGGACCGCCGTTGCATACAGCAGCGGCGGTCCCTTTCTGTCGTGTTCAGGCGTCGAATGACCTCCCTGTCCGTACTGGCTTAATAAACCAGCAGGCCCATCGCGCGTTTCGCGGCGTCGAGCGTCTTGTGCGCTTCCTCGGACGCTTTGCGAGCGCCTTCCTTCAAGATGCGGTCGAGCTCGTCGGAGCCGATGAGCGCCTCGTATTTCTCTTGTAGAGGAGCCAGCTTGGCAATGACAACCTCCGCCAGCTCCTTCTTGAACGCGCCGTAGCCTTGGCCCTCAAAGCGCCGCTCGACCTCCGCGATGGTGACGTCGCCGAAGACGGAATAGATCTCCATCAGGTTGCTGACAGCCGGCTTCGCCTCCCAGTCATAGCGTACAGCCATATCAGAGTCTGTGACAGCGCGGGAGAATTTCTTGCGGATGACGGCCGGCGTGTCGAGCAGGAGCACGTAGCTGCTTGTGTTGGGATTGCTTTTGCTCATCTTGCTGGAGGGATCGTCCAGACCCATCACCCGCGCGCCTACCTCCTGAATGACGGGCTCCGGAACCGTGAACGTCTGGCCGAAGCGGTTGTTGAAGCGGTTCGCGATATCGCGCGTCAGCTCCAGATGCTGCTTCTGATCCTCGCCGACAGGCACATGCGTCGCCTGGTAGAGCAGAATATCCGCCGCCATCAGCGCGGGATACGTGAACAGAGCTGTGCTGACGGCATCCTTGCCCTCAGACTTGTCCTTGAATTGTGTCATGCGGCTCATCTCGCCGAAATAAGCCTGCGTCTCCATCAACCAGCCGAGCTCGGCATGCGCGGGAACTTGCGACTGCAGGAAGATGGTGCTTTTGTCCGGATCGCAGCCTGCCGCGATGTAGAGGGCGGCTATCTGGCGGGAGCGCTCGCGCAGCTCCTTGGGATCCTGCGGCACCGTAATCGCGTGCAGATCGGGAATGAAGAAGAAGCCGTCGTATTCATTCTGATACATGACGAACTGTCGCAGCGCTCCCACGTACCCGCCGATGTTCAGATCGCCGCTGGGTTTAATGCCGGATAAAATTCTTTTTGCCATAGTGAATGCCTCTCTTCTCTCGTGTCATGTAGAATGAGCCTCTCCAAGGGACTGACGGCCAACAAAAAAAACGCCTCGCCCCCTGCAACAGGGACGAAGCGCAGCTCCGCGGTACCACCCGAATTCGGCCAAAGGGCCGCACTCTGCCATGAACGGAGCAATCAGGCGCGTGTCAGCGGCCGCTTGCTTGCTTTCGATCATGCCTCCCCTGGATAACGGTGGGAGCTTCCGTCGAAGCCTACTGCCCGGGCGGGGGTTCGGTTCGAAGCGATGGGATCCATTCGCCAAGGGTTCATACGCCGGACCTTGCACCAATCGCCGGCTCGCTGAGGCATGAACGCCATAGGGTACTACTTCCCATCATGGCTGTGTCGGTATTTTATCGGTTATTGCTTCCTAGAATATCGGGAAAACCGGCAAGAGTCAAGCGGCTGCTGCCAGCGCAATTTTACAATATTTTAACCCATATATTAACATATTGAAAACAAACCATCCTTACACTGGTTATATCACGCATATGGGGAGTGGATGAGAAGTGAGGAAGGTTAGCCGAAAAACGCTTTCTATCTTTGTCGCGTCGCAGCTGGCGCTGGGAACGCTGCTTGGGGGAAGCGCCGTTATGGCGGAAGAGACCGCATCAACGGAACAAATGCAAGCTACATATGTGCTTAACAAAATCGGTTCATATGAAGTGGGAACACATAGCGAAGATGGCGGTGTCGCCGAAATTGTGAAATATAATAAGGATAACGGCAAGTTCTACCTGGTGAACGGCTCGAGCAATCCGCCAAGTCTGGATATCGTATCGCTGGGCAACGGCGAGGGCGAGCTGAAGAAGGAGAAGACCGTGCTGGTGAAGGAGCTTGCTGAGACGAACGGCTTTGTGTTCGGCGACCTAACCAGCGTGGCGATCAGCATAGGAACGGACTTGGTATATGTGTCGGTGCAGGAGGCGGACGCGGCCAAGCCCGGTAAGATTCTCGCCCTTAGCTATGACGGCAAGCTCGTGAAGGAATATGCGGCGGGCATTCAGCCGGACATGATTGCGGTGACGGCGGACGGGCGTTATGTTCTGACGGCGGATGAGGCGGAGCACCGTACAGGTGTGCCAGGGGCTGACCCCAAGGGCAGCGTCACCATCGTGGATACGATGAGCGGCAAGTCGAAACAGGCTTACTTCGATAAGCCGGAGGTTATCGCGGACGATGTACACATTCGCGGCGCCGTAGACGCGGACGGTATGATTGCGGGTCCTGGCACCAAAGGGGACGCGCTGTACGATCTGGAGCCGGAATATATCACCATTGCCGAGGACGGCAAGCTGGCGTATGTGACGCTGCAGGAGAATAACGCAATCGCGACGGTTGATATCGCGAAGGGCGAGGTGCTGTCTGTCGACGGGCTTGGCCTGAAGGACTACAACGATCCCGCGAACGAGCTGGATGTTCGCAAGGACGGCAAAATCATGTTCGAGAACGTACCGTTCTACGGCGTGTATATGCCGGATGGCATCACCTCGTACACCGTCGGCGGCAAAACCTATCTGGTGACGGCCAATGAAGGCGACGCAACCGAATGGCCGAACCGCGTGAACGGCAGCAATGTCGAGGATATGAAGGGCAAGCTGGACTCTGCCTCGGCAGCGTACAAGTTCCTGCAGGACAAGACGGATTATGACGGCGTTGAGGTCATGACGGACCGCGGGAACGACGGTCTCTATATGTACGGCGGACGCTCCTTCTCGATCTACGAGGCGGACACCATGAAGCAGGTATATGACAGCGGCAGCGATTTCGAGCGTATTACGGCTGTCTCGGTGCCGGAGTATTTCAATACGAGCAATACCAAAGCGAAGCTGGACGACCGCAGCGAGAAGAAAGGCCCTGAACCGGAGGATGTGAAGCTTGGCGTCATCGGCGATCGGACGTACGCGTTTATCGGTCTGGAGCGGATCGGCGGCATTATGATGTACGATGTGACAAATCCGATGGAGCCGGCATTCGTCAGCTACGTGAATACGCGTGAATTCGTGGACGCTGAAGGAGAAGTGAACCTCGATACCGACACAGGGCCTGAGGGTCTGGAGTTTATCTCCGCTGAAGACAGCCCGACTGGCAATCCTCTCCTGCTTGTCGCATTCGAGGTAGGCGGCAAG
This genomic window contains:
- the ilvB gene encoding biosynthetic-type acetolactate synthase large subunit; translated protein: MSFATERTASSKDSRKWLSGSEILLRALLDEGVDCVFGYPGGAVLYIYDAMHDNPDFHHLLARHEQGAIHAADGYARSTGRTGVVLATSGPGAANLVTGIATAYMDSVPLVVITGNVSSDLIGTDSFQEVDIVGISQPITKHSFFVRRATDLARIVREAFYIAGTGRKGPVLIDIPKDVSAEKAIYERPERVHIPGYSEALEASRVPDEGKLDELISAIHQSERPLLLAGAGVIHAEASEELRAFIDRTGIPVTTTLLGLGAVPADHDLWLGMPGMHGTYAANQALIQCDLLISVGARFDDRVTMRLDSFAPLARIAHVDIDAAEIGKLVPTSIPIQGDACETLGLLNRRLPRECQRKTLWIDYLRSLKLGYRLSYKPSENELKPQYVIEMLSRTTDGGAIVTTDVGQHQMWTAQYYRFRRPRSLITSGGLGTMGFGFPSAIGAQLGNPERIVISVNGDGGMQMCAQELAICAIHNIPVKIVVINNRTLGMIRQWQELIYEGRYSHIDLSGSPDFVKLAEAYGVKGLRASSPKEAEQVWQEALETPGPVLIDFVVSQDELVYPMVPQGQGLQDIRLGPDIGGEANE
- the ilvN gene encoding acetolactate synthase small subunit, whose amino-acid sequence is MSNRILLSATVNDTPGVLQRVAGLFSRRSYNIESITVGPCEREGRSRMIVAARGDEALVRQMCSQLNKLVDVLDVVRLQERSFVSRDLMLVKLRMDPSKRSELQSLTDTFRCSVIDVSPEAVILQVVGDKDKNDAFLQLLRPYGILEMTRTGETAMSRGLVHGG
- a CDS encoding excinuclease ABC subunit UvrA, whose protein sequence is MSVHGDIVIEGARENNLKNVNVRIPKRKITIFTGVSGSGKSSLVFDTISAEAQRQLNETFSAFIRNRLPRFNQPDADRIDNLSTAVVIDQKRLGGNSRSTVGTVTDIYSVLRLLFSRIGTPYAGNSNVFSFNDPAGMCPECSGVGQVVRFDVDKLLDASKSLNEGAVLFPVFKVGSWYLNTYTHSGLFDNDKRLADYTPEEWETLLHGKASKIVYHTKGGDIESDYEGLLPKLTRLYLKRDSSEMSDAKRETLDLFLSYTECQLCGGSRLNQAALACRINGYNIAECAAMEIGELIGVMEAIQEPLAGPMIEGILIRLKHLVSIGLDYLSLDRQTATLSGGESQRIKMVRHLSSSLTDMIYIFDEPSVGLPPRDVHLLNGMLRRLRDKGNTVLVVEHDREVMEIADHIVDVGPHAGARGGEIVYEGDFTGLLNADTLTGRYLKHSLPLKTSVRAPKGWMTVAGARLHNLKNVTVDIPVGVLTVVTGVAGSGKSTLINGAFLSSHPEAIVIDQSAVGTSIRSNPATYTGMMDEIRRQFAAANKVSASLFSFNSKGACPGCQGIGTIYTDLAFLEPIRTTCEICGGRRFNEEVLAYKLNGKSISDVLAMTVREASEFFVKKELLRQLRTLEDVGLGYMTLGQPLSTLSGGECQRIKLAGELHKEGSLYVMDEPTTGLHMSDISRLLDIMNRLVDGGNTVVVIEHNLDVIKSADWIIDMGPEGGHRGGRVVFEGPPALLAAAQHSMTGAYLRQTENGQESSH
- a CDS encoding TipAS antibiotic-recognition domain-containing protein; the encoded protein is MTNKNKKKAFDFSSSNPFEKEARQRWGDKKVDESNAKVDSMLRKGQLWNFEDELNYLYQRLADMRHEDPKSPKAQAAIGQWYTLLQRVNTYSMEAFKGLGEMYVNDPRFRNNIDEFGEGLAVFMRDAMAHFADNAKS
- a CDS encoding BadF/BadG/BcrA/BcrD ATPase family protein, coding for MESSVVIGIDGGGTHTRVLVADLRGTRLAYVEGGASSLHKDRNAVHNVRQAVLDALTSAGRSLDDVRYVTAGIAGYDTPEDLAWVTELTNIPGLACPRQHVNDAVSAHAGALQAKPGIVAISGTGSNIWGITENGQHLSNYAFHHYAPSAARFIAYEAVYEAIAGNRDATDEQLVSDMLRHFQVDSIEALAEYARKGFQADRRERDRHVGQFAPIVTEQALRGSGIAAFVLDRAIHQLKVGIELVATAFQEDEVRVALIGSVLASPYVQRALIDQLAAGRNKRYVVEPPRHEPVVGSVLLALKALGQPEDSWMLED
- a CDS encoding MBL fold metallo-hydrolase, whose protein sequence is MGIALIVLAIMMMIAIAVPLVQRLAPAFGGRVTAAQRRSYEKLPHYQANRFQYPVPTRMTTNAKDMFPVAWEFLRGSPSRQPKGAYPMVELDSRSLEQPDKPRVVWFGHSAALLQTDGLTILFDPMFGTAPSPFPMVGGKRYGGRLPLRLEDIPSIDYVFITHDHYDHLDYSSIKRLKDKVSHFLVPLGVANHLKRWGVEEKRITELDWWQELELGSLKIACAPSRHFSGRGTGDRDSTLWCSWVIHSRETRLFFSGDSGYGPHFKEIGDQYGPFDLTMMECGQYDERWSAIHMLPEQTVQAHEDVRGDVLIPIHWGGFTLALHDWTDPPERVVKEAERRGVRMATPRVGESVTIGSEAYPQSRWWRDV
- the trpS gene encoding tryptophan--tRNA ligase translates to MAKRILSGIKPSGDLNIGGYVGALRQFVMYQNEYDGFFFIPDLHAITVPQDPKELRERSRQIAALYIAAGCDPDKSTIFLQSQVPAHAELGWLMETQAYFGEMSRMTQFKDKSEGKDAVSTALFTYPALMAADILLYQATHVPVGEDQKQHLELTRDIANRFNNRFGQTFTVPEPVIQEVGARVMGLDDPSSKMSKSNPNTSSYVLLLDTPAVIRKKFSRAVTDSDMAVRYDWEAKPAVSNLMEIYSVFGDVTIAEVERRFEGQGYGAFKKELAEVVIAKLAPLQEKYEALIGSDELDRILKEGARKASEEAHKTLDAAKRAMGLLVY